GTTGCAGAAGAGGATTTGAAGGAATTGATGGATCTGACGGGCGAGAAAAAGAAAGGGCCAGCCGTTCTGAAAGCGGCCTTGGAATTCGTCCGGCGCGAGAAGGTGAGGGAGTTCACCCGGCGCGTCATGGCCGGGGAATTCGATTACCCGGTTACCAACGACGAACTTGAGGCCGCTGAAATCGCGGACATGAACCGTCATGGTGCTGATTGATACCAGCGCTTGGATCGAGTTTTTCCGCAAGACCGGGGATCTCAGAGCAAAGCTCGCCGTTGCAAACTTGCGCGACGAAATGATGGCAGCGGTTTGTGGACCGGTGACAATGGAGATATTCGGTGGAGCTCGCGAGCCAGACCTCAAGCAACTCAGGGCGGACTTCTTGATGCTCCCCTATCTGCGGGGAGGAGAACAAGTATGGCAGCTCGCAGCTTCCAACTACCGGCTTCTCAGCTCTAACGCTATAACGGCACCTTGGAATGATATCCTCATCGCTACCGTAGCCCGTGAGCACTCCTGCCGAATCTATGCCACCGACCGGCATTTCACCCTGATGGCTCCGATTTTGGGCATCAAGCTTTACGAACCCGGCATCAACGGCCAATACCGGCCCGACAGCAACGCACCATGATCCAACTTCTCGTCACCGGCAAGTCCGGCCGCATGGGCCAGGCCGTCCTCCAAGCCGCCAGCCAGGAACCGGCCGTCACCGTCGCCTCCACGCATGACGCCGGCGAAAACCTCGCCGCCGCCATCGCCGAAGCGAACACGGTGATCGATTTCACCATGCACAAGTTCACAAAGGAGCTCATCGAAGCGGCCCTCGTGAACAAAACACACCTCGTGATCGGCACCACCGGCCACACCGATGAAGAGCGCGAGATGATCCGCGAGGCCTCCAAGACCCTGCCGATCGTCTATGCTCCGAACTTCTCGGTCGGTGTGAACACCCTCTTCTGGCTCACCCAGCGCGCGGCGCAGATCCTCACTCAGGATCGCTTCGACATCGAGGTCACGGAGATGCACCACCGCCACAAGATCGACGCCCCCTCCGGCACCGCCCGCCGCCTGCTGGAGATCCTCAATGAGGAAACCGGGACGAAATACGATCAAGACATCGCCCACGGCCGCTTCGGCAACGTGGGCCCGCGTCCGCCCCGTGAGATCGGAATGCACACCCTGCGCGGTGGCGATGTCGTGGGCGACCACACCGTGATGTTCGCCGCCGATGGCGAGCGCGTCGAACTGACCCACAAGGCCAGCTCCCGCCTCACCTTCGCCGCCGGTGCCGTGCGTGCCGCCGTCTGGCTCTACGACAAGCCGCCCGGCATCTACGACATGCAGGACGTGCTTGGCCTGAAGTGAAGACCACCGGCGAAACGCGCGTCGGCATTGCGCTCGGCTCGAATGTTGGCAATCGCCTGAAGCACCTTCAGGACGCCCGTAACATGCTCCGCAAGCTGGGGGCCCCGGACACCCTGCGCCAGGCCCCCATCTACCAGACCGAGCCCGTCGATTGCCCGCCGGACTCCCCGGACTTCTACAACACCGTGGTGGAGATCGCCTACTCCGGCAGCCCTCATGATCTGCTGGATGCCACCCAGGCGATCGAGTTCCATCTCGGTCGCTCCGCCGTCCCGGAGCGGAACGCGCCCCGTGTGATCGATGTGGACATCCTCTACTTCGGGGATGAGCGGATCGACGACGGCGGAATCCTCGATCTCCCCCACCCCCGCCTCACTTCGCGGCGCTTTGTACTTCAGCCCCTCGCCGATATCCGGCCGGACCTGATTTTGCCCGGCGATCAGGTTTCGATTGCGGAACACCTCCGCCACCTTGACTCTAGCGAACCGCCGCTGGTGACTGTCCAAGCGACGTGGTAATTCCAAGCTGCCGTGACCGGTCCCGAAAAAGTCGCCGCCCTCGCCCGCCGGAAAGCCTCAGGCCCGCCGCTCACCATGCTGACGGCCTACGACTACCCGACCGCCCGCCTCTTCGATGATGCCGGGGTGGACATGCTCTTGGTCGGCGATTCGCTAGGGATGGTGGTACTCGGCTTTCCGGATACCACCCACGTGACCATGGACCACATGCTCCACCACGTGGCCGCCGTGGCCCGGGCCAAGCCACGGGCGCTGGTCATTGGTGACCTCTCCATCGGCACCTATCCCGATCCCGAAACCGCACTGGCCAACGCCCGCCGCCTCGTTGCAGCCGGAGCGGAGGCCGTGAAGCTGG
The Luteolibacter rhizosphaerae DNA segment above includes these coding regions:
- a CDS encoding PIN domain-containing protein, yielding MVLIDTSAWIEFFRKTGDLRAKLAVANLRDEMMAAVCGPVTMEIFGGAREPDLKQLRADFLMLPYLRGGEQVWQLAASNYRLLSSNAITAPWNDILIATVAREHSCRIYATDRHFTLMAPILGIKLYEPGINGQYRPDSNAP
- the dapB gene encoding 4-hydroxy-tetrahydrodipicolinate reductase, whose protein sequence is MIQLLVTGKSGRMGQAVLQAASQEPAVTVASTHDAGENLAAAIAEANTVIDFTMHKFTKELIEAALVNKTHLVIGTTGHTDEEREMIREASKTLPIVYAPNFSVGVNTLFWLTQRAAQILTQDRFDIEVTEMHHRHKIDAPSGTARRLLEILNEETGTKYDQDIAHGRFGNVGPRPPREIGMHTLRGGDVVGDHTVMFAADGERVELTHKASSRLTFAAGAVRAAVWLYDKPPGIYDMQDVLGLK
- the folK gene encoding 2-amino-4-hydroxy-6-hydroxymethyldihydropteridine diphosphokinase, translating into MKTTGETRVGIALGSNVGNRLKHLQDARNMLRKLGAPDTLRQAPIYQTEPVDCPPDSPDFYNTVVEIAYSGSPHDLLDATQAIEFHLGRSAVPERNAPRVIDVDILYFGDERIDDGGILDLPHPRLTSRRFVLQPLADIRPDLILPGDQVSIAEHLRHLDSSEPPLVTVQATW